Proteins from a genomic interval of Gossypium hirsutum isolate 1008001.06 chromosome A09, Gossypium_hirsutum_v2.1, whole genome shotgun sequence:
- the LOC107890298 gene encoding pathogenesis-related protein 1, producing MIWDNTVAAYAQNYANQRYYDCNLIHSGGPYGENLAWSSADFSGTSAVRMWVSERVNYNYNSNSCAAGKVCGHYTQVVWRNSIRLGCAKVRCNTGGTFITCNYAPAGNIIGQRPY from the coding sequence ATGATTTGGGATAACACCGTGGCTGCCTATGCACAGAACTACGCTAATCAACGCTATTACGACTGCAACCTTATTCACTCCGGTGGACCTTATGGTGAGAATCTTGCCTGGAGTAGCGCTGACTTTTCGGGCACTAGTGCTGTAAGAATGTGGGTTAGTGAGAGGGTAAACTACAATTACAACTCCAACAGTTGTGCAGCAGGCAAGGTTTGCGGGCATTATACTCAAGTGGTTTGGCGCAACTCGATTCGTCTTGGGTGTGCTAAGGTGAGGTGCAACACTGGTGGAACTTTCATTACTTGCAACTATGCTCCTGCAGGCAATATCATTGGTCAAAGACCTTACTAA